Proteins co-encoded in one Stomoxys calcitrans chromosome 5, idStoCalc2.1, whole genome shotgun sequence genomic window:
- the LOC106087086 gene encoding uncharacterized protein LOC106087086 — protein MSVELIHEDGRNKLNGSFSFAQDFNDLHIFNWVILNRPNGKRPTLYNVSVSACKFLDNSAKNLNPIFATVLQLLKKYITGFPRKCPLQKNLEHLMKGIYFDEDMMPPYLPENNFTGVIGFMRANIMGFKVTLKARVESKFKGDNRRGKK, from the exons ATGTCAGTGGAGTTGATACATGAAGATGGGCGCAACAAACTGAACGGTTCATTTTCATTTGCCCAAGATTTCAATGATTTGCACATTTTTAATTGGGTCATTCTTAATCGGCCCAATGGCAAACGTCCAACCCTATACAATGTCAGTGTCAGTGCCTGTAAATTTCTTGATAACTCGGCGAAAAATCTAAATCCCATATTCGCAACTGTGTTACAgttattgaagaaatatataaCAGGCTTTCCTCGAAAATGTCCTCTACAAAAG aatcttGAACATTTAATGAAgggaatatatttcgatgaaGATATGATGCCACCTTATTTGCCAGAGAACAATTTTACCGGTGTCATTGGATTTATGCGTGCAAATATTATGGGCTTCAAGGTGACCTTAAAGGCACGTGTGGAGAGTAAATTTAAAGGGGATAACCGCAGAGGAAAGAAGTAA